One genomic segment of Streptomyces liangshanensis includes these proteins:
- the mce gene encoding methylmalonyl-CoA epimerase — translation MLTRIDHIGIACFDLDATVEFYRATYGFEVFHTEVNEEQGVREAMLRINGTSDGGASYLQLLEPIREDSAVGKWLAKNGEGVHHLAFGTADVDGDAQDIREKGVRVLYDEPRTGSMGSRITFLHPKDCHGVLTELVTSAPEH, via the coding sequence ATGCTGACGCGCATCGACCACATCGGAATCGCCTGCTTCGACCTCGACGCCACCGTCGAGTTCTACCGCGCCACCTACGGCTTCGAGGTGTTCCACACCGAGGTCAACGAGGAACAGGGCGTCCGCGAGGCCATGCTCCGGATCAACGGCACCTCGGACGGCGGCGCCTCGTACCTCCAGCTGCTGGAGCCGATCCGGGAGGACTCGGCCGTCGGGAAGTGGCTGGCCAAGAACGGTGAGGGCGTCCATCACCTCGCGTTCGGGACCGCCGACGTCGACGGGGACGCCCAGGACATCCGCGAGAAGGGCGTCCGGGTGCTGTACGACGAGCCCCGCACCGGCTCCATGGGCTCCCGCATCACCTTCTTGCATCCCAAGGACTGTCACGGAGTCCTCACAGAACTGGTCACCTCGGCCCCGGAGCACTGA
- a CDS encoding acetyl-CoA C-acetyltransferase — protein MADTNKTNKTTSVIVAGARTPMGRLLGSLTSFSGADLGGLAIKAALERAGIGGEQVEYVIMGQVLQAGAGQIPARQAAVKAGIPMSVPALTINKVCLSGLDAIALADQLIRAGEFDVVVAGGQESMTNAPHLLPKSREGYKYGAVEMLDAMAYDGLTDSFEDIAMGASTEKHNTRLGIARPAQDEFGALSHQRAAAARKNGIFEAEITPVEVPQRKGDPVLFSEDEGIRPETTVDSLARLRPAFAKDGTITAGTSSQISDGAAAVVVMSRAKAEELGLEWLAEIGAHGNVAGPDNSLQSQPSNAIRHALEKEGLEVGDLDLIEINEAFAAVAVQSMKDLGVSPEKVNVNGGAIALGHPIGMSGARLVLHLALELKRRGGGVGAAALCGGGGQGDALIVRVAK, from the coding sequence ATGGCTGACACGAACAAGACGAACAAGACCACCTCGGTGATCGTCGCGGGCGCCCGTACCCCCATGGGCAGGCTGCTCGGATCGCTCACGTCCTTCTCCGGCGCGGACCTCGGCGGGCTCGCCATCAAGGCGGCGCTGGAGCGGGCCGGGATCGGCGGCGAGCAGGTGGAGTACGTGATCATGGGCCAGGTGCTCCAGGCCGGCGCGGGCCAGATCCCGGCCCGCCAGGCGGCCGTCAAGGCCGGCATCCCGATGAGCGTCCCCGCGCTGACGATCAACAAGGTCTGCCTCTCGGGGCTCGACGCGATCGCCCTCGCCGACCAGCTGATCCGCGCCGGGGAGTTCGACGTCGTGGTGGCCGGCGGCCAGGAGTCGATGACCAACGCGCCGCACCTGCTGCCCAAGTCCCGCGAGGGATACAAGTACGGGGCCGTCGAGATGCTCGACGCGATGGCGTACGACGGGCTGACCGACTCCTTCGAGGACATCGCCATGGGCGCCTCCACGGAGAAGCACAACACGCGCCTGGGCATCGCCCGCCCGGCGCAGGACGAGTTCGGCGCGCTGTCCCACCAGCGGGCGGCGGCGGCCAGGAAGAACGGGATCTTCGAGGCCGAGATCACCCCGGTGGAGGTCCCGCAGCGCAAGGGCGACCCGGTGCTCTTCAGCGAGGACGAGGGCATCAGGCCCGAGACGACGGTCGACTCGCTGGCCCGGCTGCGGCCCGCCTTCGCCAAGGACGGCACGATCACGGCCGGCACGTCGTCGCAGATCTCCGACGGCGCGGCGGCGGTCGTGGTGATGAGCCGGGCCAAGGCCGAGGAGCTGGGCCTCGAATGGCTCGCGGAGATCGGCGCCCACGGCAACGTGGCGGGACCCGACAACTCGCTCCAGTCGCAGCCCTCGAACGCCATCAGGCACGCCCTGGAGAAGGAGGGCCTGGAGGTCGGGGACCTGGACCTGATCGAGATCAACGAGGCGTTCGCGGCGGTCGCGGTCCAGTCAATGAAGGATCTCGGGGTCTCCCCGGAAAAGGTGAACGTGAACGGCGGGGCGATCGCCCTCGGGCACCCGATCGGCATGTCCGGCGCCCGGCTCGTGCTGCACCTGGCGCTGGAGCTCAAGCGGCGCGGCGGCGGGGTCGGCGCGGCGGCGCTCTGCGGGGGCGGCGGCCAGGGGGACGCCCTGATCGTGCGGGTGGCGAAGTAG